In Helianthus annuus cultivar XRQ/B chromosome 3, HanXRQr2.0-SUNRISE, whole genome shotgun sequence, a single window of DNA contains:
- the LOC110931270 gene encoding uncharacterized protein LOC110931270, protein MESESLTQKRDMVKSLARNFNYKNSTLIARKGRETQDIEIKADDFSKIMGIQDGSEAVLDKEADNSLVEEAGAAVPQLSAEEDPVNQDPVIAELESKYCNVTKNGGYKGIAIKNVVNELKKTNDEDVTKQTFMLTAMHYIVCPALGGVLSKSYLDYVKDANSLDKQPWATIAMNDLKYGVKNFVDGKGAEKNIGGCTLFLQLFCMSLRGFHDSLDFSKIDEKMIEEFYMTWMIDNGSENKRRKLLADKIVNDMKSVANLIKAKSDLLDLDLLLNLDESIQESQKKISAAAVANDEIEGVEHLSVQDLEPQKWLNDNVINFYISELKMKLKDNSAHYHIFNTFFYVKLQRYFAEKDLCTEKGIVASPFEKVRRWWGRDNILKKKYLVIPIHESSHWSVLIICTPNDTVNSTLLLHMDSYPGLHNSDKIFRFFQRFLEEESKYAVGEVEASCSNAEVEAGCSNADFGNVEVFSIEV, encoded by the exons ATGGAAAGTGAAAGCTTAACTCAAAAAAGGGACATGGTTAAGTCACTTGCTAGAAATTTCAACTATAAGAATTCGACCCTAATTGCACGCAAGGGGAGGGAAACCCAGGACATCGAAATTAAAGCtgatgatttttctaaaatcaTGGGTATACAAGATGGAAGTGAAGCTGTATTGGATAAGGAAGCGGACAATTCTTTGGTGGAGGAAGCGGGCGCTGCTGTACCACAACTTTCTGCAGAAGAGGACCCTGTAAATCAGGATCCTGTTATCGCTGAGCTTGAAAGTAAATATTGTAACGTTACGAAGAACGGAGGTTACAAAGGTATCGCCATTAAGAATGTTGTAAACGAACTCAAAAAAACTAATGACGAGGATGTTACTAAACAAACCTTTATGTTAACTGCCATGCATTACATTGTGTGTCCTGCCCTGGGGGGTGTATTGAGTAAATCTTATTTAGATTATGTGAAGGATGCAAACAGTTTGGATAAACAACCGTGGGCAACTATAGCAATGAATGATCTAAAATACGGTGTTAAGAATTTCGTTGATGGGAAAGGGGCGGAAAAAAATATTGGCGGGTGCACTTTGTTCTTACAGTTATTTTGTATGAGTTTGAGAGGGTTCCATGACAGTTtagacttttctaagatcgacgaaaagatgattgaagaatTCTACATGACATGGATG ATTGACAATGGTTCGGAAAACAAGAGAAGGAAACTGTTGGCAGATAAGATTGTCAATGACATGAAAAGTGTAGCTAATCTTATCAAGGCCAAGTCAGATTTATTAGATCTGGACTTACTGTTGAATCTCGATGAGTCTATTCAGGAATCTCAGAAGAAGATATCTGCTGCTGCTGTTGCGAATGATGAGATTGAGGGTGTGGAACACCTTTCTGTTCAAGATCTTGAGCCTCAAAAATGGTTGAATGATAACGTTATAAACTTTTACATTAG TGAGCTAAAGATGAAGTTGAAAGATAATTCAGCACATTATCATATCTTCAACACGTTTTTTTACGTGAAGTTGCAGCGATATTTCGCGGAGAAAGATCTTTGCACTGAGAAG GGAATTGTTGCAAGTCCGTTCGAGAAAGTAAGAAGGTGGTGGGGAAGAGATAATATTTTAAAGAAAAAATATCTTGTTATCCCAATCCATGAATC TTCTCATTGGAGTGTGCTCATTATTTGTACGCCTAATGATACCGTTAATTCAACACTTCTCCTTCACATGGATTCGTATCCTGGTTTGCATAATTCAGATAAGATTTTTAGATTTTTTCAAAG gtttttggaGGAAGAATCGAAGTATGCAGTTGGTGAAGTTGAAGCTAGTTGTTCAAACGCAGAAGTTGAAGCTGGTTGCTCAAACGCAGACTTCGGTAACGTTGAAGTATTTAGCATCGAGGTCTAA